From the Solea solea chromosome 7, fSolSol10.1, whole genome shotgun sequence genome, the window TCaactctacaaaaggtgttgaTTCCTCCCTCAGTTGGTGAACTTGTGCCTTTGTATCCTGATTCTGCCACTCCCTTGAATCATTCTCCACCTCCTATTATAtcacatcaaatcaaactttAGTTGTATAGcaacaaatcacaacatacattatctcaaggcactttacatggtAAAGCAGAAACCTTACAATAGAGAAAAATAGAAACCCAACACTTCCCACAATGAGAAAATGTCAGGGTTTGTCCTACAGAGCTTGGATCCAATATGCATGAGAAATCAAAAATGAGGCTTTATTGCTCCCTCaataacatgaacaaaaaagaatgcTGAAGGCAAGAGAAAAAGGCGAAAAAACAAACCTATaaccagaaaacaaaaactagatCAACTTGGATCGTAACTATAAACATGGAAACATAAACTAGATCAACTGGATTCTACACTCTAAGCATGAACAAGGTAGCGAAGAACATGGAGAcgaaaaacacactgacaaaggACAAAGGGAAATGAGTGACTTAAGAAGGGGAAAGGGGACCAGGTGCAACCACTCAAGGTAATCAGACAAGACAAGGACAAGGTAGACGAAGTGCAGACCAACAGGAAAACCCTAAAccctcaccaaaataaaacggGAAATGACAAAAACGTGACTCCCAAAACAAACATAGCTAACAAATCTGCTGACATGTAACAGCAAACATTTGACATTCGTGGaaagattatattatattatattatattatattatattatattatattatattatatgtattattatatatgaatAGTATTATAATGTCATGTAGAAataacaatactactactagtaATATCCTTGCAACttgatctggatcctgcagcctagGACTCACAGGcaactactactattactactactactactactactaatactactactaataaaaATATAGCATCAGGTCTGGATCTGGATCCCGCAGCCCTGATGAGCCCTAAATGAGGAGGCACAGTTCAGTCATAATGTGATATGCACAGACAAAGTTCCCCCAGCAGACTACGCCTATAGACTAGTTCAGGTTCCCCAGACTCAGCACTCACTATGAGCTTTATCAAAAAATAGTCTTACTTAAGTCTTACTTAAAATAAAGAGAGGGTGTTCACCTCCCGAACTGACAGcttggttccacaggagaggagcctggtaaccgaaggctctgcctcccatttaTTCCACTCTTAACGATTCTGGGAGCCACAAGAAAGCCTACATTTTAGGAGCAAAGTGATCAGCTCACTAAGGTATGATGGGGCCTGATTATTAAGTGCTTTGTAAGTATAAATTTGATTCTGGATTGTACAGGGATGACGATCCCTGTATGACTGGTATCCAGAGACTAGTATCACTGAGAACAAAGCTGTTCTAATGTCTTTTTCTAGATGAGTTTGCTTTGCCTTTCAGTGCAGATGATCGTTTCACTGGCCCCATGGACACCAATGTGGTAATTCAACACGATGGCCAGATCATGTGGGATTCTCCCGCGATCACCAAGAGCTCGTGCAAAGTGGACGTGTCTTTCTTCCCCTTTGACTCTCAGCAGTGCAGGTTCACCTATGGCTCCTGGACCTACAATGGAAACCAGCTGGATATCCTGAACGCAATGGACAGCGCTGACCTCTCCGACCTGGTGGAAAATGTAGAGTGGGAGGTGTTGGGTATGCCGGCTAAGAAGAATGTGATTGTGTACGGTTGCTGCGCTGACCCTTACCCGGATGTGACCTACATACTAATACTGAAGAGAAAAGCTTCCTTTTATGTCTTCAACTTGCTCATACCATGCGTGATGATCTCTTTTCTGGCTCCACTGGGCTTCTACCTGCCCGCTGACTCTGGAGAGAAGGTGTCTTTGGGAGTCACCGTCATGTTGGCCCTCACGGTCTTTCAGCTGTTGGTGGCAGAGATCATGCCGCCTTCTGAGAATGTACCTTTGATCGGTAAGGGTAATGAACTGGGGTGGAATCCCAACATGTGTTGACTTTGCTGACCCTGTTCAGACCAAGTATTAACTTCCATAACATTATAGGTGATCAGATTGTGTACAGATTGTGTTATGTTCTGATCTGAAACTCCTAATCTGTCATTTGCTGTAGTTGTAGAAGTATGATTGTGTACTTTTTATCTGTGGAAGGCATCTTCTCATCTGTCCTGCACAATTTGTTCTTACCATTGTCCTTTTCTGCGAATAAATGTATCTTCTTCTGCAGGAAAGTACTACATTGCTACGATGACTATGATCACCGCCTCTACTGCCCTGACAATCTTCATCATGAACATACACCACTGTGGTCCAGATGCCAAGCCTGTTCCCAAGTGGGCCAAGACTGTCATTCTGCAGTACATGGCCAGGATGTGCTTCGTTTATGAAGTTGGAGAAAACTGCATGTCACCGCAGCCAGAAAAACAGAAGGCTTCACCCTTGAAGAACACCAATGTCACCATGAATGGACAGGCAGGACCAGGCAGAGAGGACTGTGTCTTCAAAATAGACAGAGGACAAGAGACGGAGCCCGCGGAGGAGAGGGAGGACATGGAGCAGATGATCAGTCCGATAGGGTCAATGGGGAAAAATCCCACCGACCACTACGGCACTTGGAAAAATGGCATTTTCATGAGCATGGACTGCGGCGATTCGGCAGGTCAGAGGAGGTGCGGGAAGGGAGGCGTGAGTGACGGAGAGttgaaagaaagagaggcaTCGTGCAACACTCAAAGCAATGAAAGACTGCTGCTGCGCAACGTTGAGTACATTGCCAACTGCTACAGGGATCAGAGGGCCACGCAGAAGAGAACCGGGGAGTGGAAAAAGGTCGCCAAAGTTTTAGATCGCTTCTTTATGTGGATATTTTTCATCATGGTGTTTTTCATGAGCCTTCTTATCATGGGTAAAGCAATTTAACGCTAGAGCTGTTGAGAGGTGAGTCTTTAAAGATAACCACAAATGCAATTGATGCTTAATTTAAGTTAtttcaaatgcttttatttattcaatacTTAATTTGTGTAAAGCCATCTGGGCTAGGTTTCGCTACTGATTTCCTGAATCAATTTAATTCAGATTCACAAGGTACAGATTTGATTCAATtggaaataaattaatttagaGATGTTTCAGTTTCCGTACcaattttgtttggttttgtaagAAATTGTACAAAATTGTGATCTCTCTAATTTGGTGTATCATTAAAAACgatacatttttacattgaaAATGTACCCAAAAGTAGATTAATACAGGTTTTTTTCTGGAACATACAATGTAAAGTTGTTATTTAACCTGGGATTCAGGTACTTGCCTGGATTTTAATACAATGCATTGCCTCTCCAAGGGAAAAAGTAAGGGCAGCCCTTTTCTAGAGGACATGTCCCCAACTTCACAACTGCAGTCCTGAGTAGATTAAGTCTTCAATAACTGTCTTGTTTGAGTTTAGTTGAATTCTTGTCATAAGGCTCAGCCATGAAACTCTGTATTAATTGAATACTTTTTGTATAATtctgagcttttattttgaatattctCAACAGGTTGTGAGTGTGGGTGTTAATGATTTGAACATGTATATTTTGAGGTGGAAAATGCTGTGCAATTACTCTGTCATGACAATAATCAGTGAAAGAAGCACAGCTTTAGAGAAGAGTCATTGTTGAGAAATACTGTACAACCAGGGAACAGCTGTATGTGTGGTCTCAGTGTGACTGACATGGATTATCTCTTAAATCCCCTGGATTACAAGCATTTGcgtatctctccctctctctctctctctctctctctctctgtgttatcCTTTATGCTGCAAAATGGACTTTTTAACAATAATGCTTAAATAAATCAGCAAGACTGTATTTTCAATCGCTTTTCAGACTGTTTGGTAAACGTATTATCTTATATAATACTATTACTATCACATTAGGACAACTGAATCAGACCAATGGACCTGAAAAGACGATCTGTGGAAAATCCTTATGTTGAGTAACAACATGGCGAGAAAGTTGTGTGAATAAAatctcatttttgttttgtgccaCATCCTGGTTCTTAAAGCATGGAATGATTGCATTGATGATTCGAGATTCAAGATTCGAGCAATAACTCACCAGAAAGTGCGCTGTGCTACTGAATATTAGCGCTGCATGAATGCAAGAATTTCTTGGGTTTGTGGATCCAATCCGCATCTGAACAAAAATCTCAaatcagcatgtttttggactgtgggaggaaaccagagaacctggagaaaacacaaacatgcaaacagacGAACGCTGTGTCTTCTTGCtgaaaaggcaagagtgctagccactacaccaACAGTGTGGCCTGAAGGGTCAAATCAATTAACTAATTCACTCAAGGGTCCATTACGTCCGTTTCTCTTGGGGGAGATGATTAGTTGTAATGTCCAAATGTCCTCAAGGCCTTTGTGTGAATATAAACAACGTCCTTGTTCCCAAAGGCCTGATGTGGCCACTTCAGCTGTTTCGcttattattttttcctctgaaaagaaatctgaaaAAGCATTACCACATTAACatactgtttttaatttaatgatgcATTTCAGAAATCTAATTATGTATAAAACAAAGCAGCTGTTAAGAGGGGACACACTCTCAGCAAAGACCATGTTGTCGCAGTAACTGTGGTTTAATATATggacattaaaatgttttatatcattAAACATTTCATCAAAGTGAGGATATGGGAAGTCACATCACCGGCCTCCTGTGGGTGTcgtttaaaaacacactcttcACGAGGGAAAAAACAAGTTATCTTCATTATCAGCCAGAGGTTTGCTAATTGTCCAGGGATTAATTAGACTGTGAGACAGTTAATAACATATTATTAAGTCACACCCCGGTGGAACTCATTAATATTTTTTGTAGTAAAATAATGATGCATCTATAGCTGATGTAACTGTAACAGTTACATAATATTGTTGCAGTGGCCCTTTAACGGCGATGTTTCATTTAGAGAAagtatcatattattattattattataaaggaAAGTGATAATACATTGCGGTCTGAAAATGTGACTTCTAATTTTGACTTGATTTACAGAGCTACAATAAAAAACGGTgcatgaattaattaataaattaacacCCTCTACACGCTACAATAAACACCCTCAGAAGAGTTTGTTCAGTTACGAAATTTGCAAAACACTGAGATtgacaccaaattcaaaatggtcAACTTCCTATTAAGTCGAAGGCTGAACAACATTACCAAATTTGGCGAAACTAAGTTTCGGCCCGCTCCATAGGTGTTTGACATGAGGGGGTGTTGCTGAgtcattttgcattggtttttcacaattccattattttataaaaatttgCGCCAGTTCTGATTAGCGTGCCAACTTTCGTCCATTTTCACACACGTTTAGGGATAAAATTTGAAATTGTTTCGGAAGAACAATTGTCATTTGTCACTGTGAGGATGTCTGGCTTTGCAGGTTATCTTCGTGGAGCGATTGACcataaaaaagaagatgaaaaaaagaatagagaCGGGACAAAAACCTGCTGCATGCTCTTCCTGCAAACATAAATAGTTTGGGCCACTGCCATGGTTGATGCGCTAACCTGCATACTGGTAAAAGGAAGGTGTGAGTGGCGTCTGTCTGTggggctagtgggaacacaaaatgtgaaaatgtggttttaactatatcattattattattattattacgccGCTGAAACTTGGTCAGATCGCAGTTTCCAAAGATCTTGATGTGAGTTTTTGTACAAGGGCACGCGTCcatccattcattgtctaccgtgTGTCGTATGAGTGTCGGGGGGcggctggtgccaatcccagctgactaAGGGCGAAAGGTggcgtcacaccctggacagtttacCAGTCCCACatcgagacaaacaaccgtccactctcacacttactcATATCCATTGGCAGTTTATAGAGTCCAAGGAAACCAAACAACCTGAGAAAACCCACCACTATTCCACCATGTGGCCCCATGGCACGTCATATTCCTAAATATGACATGTAATTAAAAAACAGCCAAGTTATAACATCAAATCAAAGATAAGTATGAAAGTCGCTAACAGGCtgactttgcattaccgtaattacacggcggtttgtgctatcgtaGAAATTCTGACCGCTTCAGAAatctgagaagttgcacgtcaaagcacAAGATGTGgctattacggtaatttcactcacgctgttgcacaTCAGCATCTTGagcattgagacaaaaactgttttaaatgtactgtttttgtttctcttcatttaaaattgttaatacactattttaacatgcagtacattctaaataactgccagatattgaaagttattctggaaaaattggcaaaaagcacttagttacaggacattttctggtaaaaaaaaaaaaaaaaaaagagtccagacggacattttgaggcttaggtcttaaagggttaaacaaaatcaaaaaactGGGCTTCAGCTGATGGTTGTTACTACAACCATCAGTAACTCCACATTTCTTTTAATATCCAGATTTTTATCACTATAAcatcatttattgttattattgttattttcattgATCCTGACATCCATCACCTTCTCATCCATCATTCATCTCACTGTCCCTGAGGCAGCCGGTGACGTAAACAGCTCGAGCTCGTGGTGACGTTAAATAAAGGAAGGGCAGAGCCGATCTCAGCTCTTCACTCAGGGCTGCAGTCAGTCacgtgtttgtatttgtgtgtttctcctGTCATATCTAATGATTGTGTTAATGTCTGCTCACTAatctgaaaagagaaaaaaaaccaaaaacatggaCAACAAATCTTTGTGGTTCATCTCAGAGTTGAACCTGGATCCATTTCTGATTCCACCTGGCGCGAAGTATCCCATATTCCTTCTCGGCATCACGATCTATGTCTTCAGCATCATCTGCAACCTGGTGCTGTTGACGCTGATCGTTTCGAGGAGGAACCTCCACAAACCCATGTActtcatcctcttcagtctgcCCCTCAACGACCTGATCGGTATCTCCGCCATGTTGCCCAAAGTGCTGTCCGACATTCTGACGGAGACAAACACGGTGCAGTACCCTCTCTGCGTTCTCCAAGCGTTCTTGCTCCACATGTACGGCGGCGGCATCCTCTTCATCCTCGCCGCCATGTCCTTCGACCGCTACGTCGCCATCTGCATGCCGCTGCATTACAGCTCCGTCATGACGCCCCGCGTCCTGGTCTGCATCGTGGCCCTGGTCTGGGGCCTGGACTTTGTCCTGAACGTGTCCCTGTTCTCGCTGCAGACGAGGCTGCCGCGGTGCAGGACGCGGGTGATGAACGTGTTCTGCGACAACCCGTCGCTGCTGAAGCTCACGTGCGAGAGCACGGCGGTCAACAACATCATCGGCCTCTTCAACACGGCCGTCATGCAGGCCGTGAGTCTGTCCGTGCAGGCGTTCTCCTACGTGAAGATCCTGCTCACGTGCGTGCTGAGTGGCAGGTCCGAGGCCAAGATGAAGGCGGTGAACACGTGCGTGGCGCAGCTGCTCATCCTGGTCATATTCGAGGTGGTGGCGATGTTTACCATCCTGTCGCACAGGTTCAAGAACGTCTCTGCTGACCTGCAGAAGATCATGGGCATGTTGATATTCCTCGTGCCGCCGCTCCTGAATCCCATCGTGTACGGGCTGTACACGAGCGAAATCAGGCAGACTCTGCTGAGAGTCATGAAAAACAGAGTGTCCCTTTAAATCTGTGCCGAAGCACATGAACTGagcatgtactgtgtgtgtgtgtgtgtgtgtgtgcacaatgtCAGAAGATGTTGAAGAAACATCTCACAAACCTTGAAataatgtccacaaaccaaaatgaatcacttttaatgattttttccTCTGAAAATTCACTGAACAGTCAGAGAATTTGTTtgaattatttgaaaaaaacactcaaaccaagtGACTGGATGATCAAAATctcaacttttgtttttgttgtttttctgtcctcaAA encodes:
- the LOC131462971 gene encoding olfactory receptor 4F4-like, with translation MDNKSLWFISELNLDPFLIPPGAKYPIFLLGITIYVFSIICNLVLLTLIVSRRNLHKPMYFILFSLPLNDLIGISAMLPKVLSDILTETNTVQYPLCVLQAFLLHMYGGGILFILAAMSFDRYVAICMPLHYSSVMTPRVLVCIVALVWGLDFVLNVSLFSLQTRLPRCRTRVMNVFCDNPSLLKLTCESTAVNNIIGLFNTAVMQAVSLSVQAFSYVKILLTCVLSGRSEAKMKAVNTCVAQLLILVIFEVVAMFTILSHRFKNVSADLQKIMGMLIFLVPPLLNPIVYGLYTSEIRQTLLRVMKNRVSL
- the chrna10a gene encoding neuronal acetylcholine receptor subunit alpha-10a, which gives rise to MMRIHTLCLLLLCVSVLPTCLCAHGKYAQKLLNDLFTNYTSALRPAEDTNTILNVTLQVTLSQIIDMDERNQILTAYLWIRQVWVDAHLTWDKDDYDGLDTIRIPSSYVWRPDIVLYNNADDRFTGPMDTNVVIQHDGQIMWDSPAITKSSCKVDVSFFPFDSQQCRFTYGSWTYNGNQLDILNAMDSADLSDLVENVEWEVLGMPAKKNVIVYGCCADPYPDVTYILILKRKASFYVFNLLIPCVMISFLAPLGFYLPADSGEKVSLGVTVMLALTVFQLLVAEIMPPSENVPLIGKYYIATMTMITASTALTIFIMNIHHCGPDAKPVPKWAKTVILQYMARMCFVYEVGENCMSPQPEKQKASPLKNTNVTMNGQAGPGREDCVFKIDRGQETEPAEEREDMEQMISPIGSMGKNPTDHYGTWKNGIFMSMDCGDSAGQRRCGKGGVSDGELKEREASCNTQSNERLLLRNVEYIANCYRDQRATQKRTGEWKKVAKVLDRFFMWIFFIMVFFMSLLIMGKAI